The following proteins are encoded in a genomic region of Methanobacterium sp. Maddingley MBC34:
- a CDS encoding transcriptional regulator of sugar metabolism (PFAM: Bacterial regulatory protein, arsR family), with translation MRRMLWYLIAGTRGGVNRAKIINFLNQRPYNVNQLAEMLNVDYKTIRYHIDVLEENEIVIPAGEKYGTMYFLTSKMEENYQTFLEIWKEIVDK, from the coding sequence ATGAGACGGATGCTATGGTATTTGATTGCAGGCACCAGGGGTGGTGTAAATCGGGCAAAAATCATAAATTTCCTGAACCAAAGACCCTACAATGTTAACCAGCTTGCAGAAATGTTGAATGTGGACTATAAAACTATAAGGTACCATATTGATGTTCTTGAAGAAAATGAGATAGTCATACCAGCAGGGGAGAAATACGGTACAATGTACTTTTTAACCAGTAAAATGGAAGAAAACTACCAGACTTTTCTGGAAATCTGGAAAGAAATAGTGGATAAATAA
- a CDS encoding pyrimidine reductase, riboflavin biosynthesis (PFAM: RibD C-terminal domain), translating into MPYISDVLVLCSRSTPTEYLDFLDERYIDYLVVGYQQVDLENALEELNTKFGVKKVRVDSGGVLNGILLRKGLVDELHLLLHPELVGGTAINSIFEESNLDGGETPLREETHIKLSLEGMDKIKDDIIYLRYRIFNGMFK; encoded by the coding sequence ATGCCCTATATCAGCGATGTTCTGGTGTTATGCAGCAGATCCACCCCCACCGAGTATCTGGACTTCTTAGATGAGCGTTACATTGACTATTTGGTGGTGGGATACCAGCAAGTGGACCTGGAAAATGCCCTGGAAGAACTTAACACCAAATTTGGGGTTAAAAAGGTAAGAGTTGATAGTGGTGGTGTTTTAAATGGAATATTGCTCCGGAAGGGGTTGGTGGATGAATTGCACCTCCTATTACACCCTGAACTGGTTGGTGGAACTGCAATCAATTCTATTTTCGAAGAATCCAATTTGGATGGAGGCGAGACTCCCCTAAGAGAAGAGACTCACATCAAATTATCTCTGGAGGGCATGGACAAAATTAAGGATGATATCATCTATCTTCGGTACAGAATCTTCAATGGAATGTTTAAATAA
- a CDS encoding PEP phosphonomutase-like enzyme (PFAM: Isocitrate lyase family) produces MNKSKLLKDFILDKETLIMPNAFDPISARMIENAGFKAVQCSGYSFSIRAAYSKESEVTLDDNLEWTRQIVNAVDVPVMADAENGYGDVRTIPETVRRFMGTGVAGLNLEDQILGNSGPIELIDQDVMVEKITSARETAEHEGNPDLVLNGRTDALKSIPDREEALNVAIERANSYLDAGATLAFIVYTATLEEVQTITQEVKGPVTIAAGMPYNLRNFTIDDLRKFGVARVSLPSLLIYSSLKGMERALNHVKMNEMKKLLENDDLYSVDDLTNLL; encoded by the coding sequence TTGAACAAAAGCAAGCTATTAAAAGATTTTATTTTGGATAAAGAAACTCTCATAATGCCCAATGCCTTTGACCCCATCAGTGCCCGGATGATAGAAAATGCGGGTTTTAAGGCAGTTCAGTGTTCTGGTTACAGTTTTTCCATCAGAGCTGCTTATTCAAAGGAGAGTGAAGTTACTCTGGATGATAACCTTGAATGGACACGTCAGATAGTGAATGCAGTTGATGTGCCGGTTATGGCCGATGCTGAAAATGGATATGGTGACGTGAGAACTATCCCTGAAACTGTGCGCAGGTTCATGGGGACTGGGGTAGCCGGTTTGAACCTCGAAGACCAGATACTTGGAAATTCAGGACCAATTGAACTTATAGACCAGGATGTAATGGTTGAAAAGATTACAAGTGCCAGAGAGACTGCAGAACATGAGGGAAACCCTGATCTGGTCCTAAATGGCCGCACTGATGCCCTCAAATCAATACCTGATCGGGAAGAGGCTTTGAACGTGGCAATTGAACGAGCTAACTCATACTTGGATGCGGGGGCCACTCTGGCTTTCATAGTATACACAGCTACCCTAGAAGAAGTTCAAACCATCACTCAGGAAGTTAAAGGCCCGGTTACCATTGCTGCAGGAATGCCATATAACCTCCGCAACTTTACTATTGATGATTTGAGAAAGTTTGGTGTTGCAAGGGTGAGTTTACCCAGTTTACTGATTTACTCCAGTTTAAAAGGTATGGAAAGGGCTCTTAATCATGTTAAAATGAATGAAATGAAGAAACTCCTTGAAAATGATGATCTGTATTCGGTTGATGATCTAACTAACTTGTTATAG
- a CDS encoding putative NADPH-quinone reductase (modulator of drug activity B) (PFAM: Flavodoxin-like fold) — protein MEISVILAHPYPESFNHAIYQTVLDCLRKNGHQVHAHNLHEEGFNPLLEGSELAIGDTTDPLVLKHRQEITKVHGIIIIHPNWWGQPPAILKGWTDRVLRSGVAYQFEEGDDGSGVPEGLLVAEAAIVFNTSNTPEKREKQVFGDPLERIWKDCVFDFCGIKNFHRKMFRVVASSTPKERTLWLEEVRETINQYFPKNR, from the coding sequence ATGGAAATTTCAGTTATATTGGCCCATCCTTACCCTGAAAGCTTTAACCATGCCATTTACCAGACAGTTCTGGATTGTTTGAGGAAAAATGGACACCAGGTTCATGCCCACAATCTTCACGAAGAAGGGTTTAACCCTCTCCTTGAGGGTTCTGAACTTGCCATAGGGGACACAACTGATCCGCTGGTCTTAAAACATCGTCAGGAAATAACTAAGGTCCATGGTATTATCATAATTCATCCCAACTGGTGGGGTCAGCCCCCCGCAATATTAAAAGGATGGACAGACCGTGTGCTTAGATCAGGTGTGGCCTACCAGTTTGAAGAAGGGGATGATGGTTCAGGAGTACCAGAAGGTTTACTGGTAGCAGAAGCAGCCATTGTATTTAACACTTCAAACACCCCTGAAAAAAGGGAAAAACAAGTATTTGGGGATCCACTGGAGAGAATATGGAAGGATTGTGTATTTGATTTTTGTGGAATAAAGAATTTCCACCGGAAAATGTTCCGAGTGGTGGCCAGCAGCACCCCAAAGGAACGTACATTATGGTTAGAAGAAGTTCGGGAAACCATTAACCAGTATTTTCCAAAAAATAGATGA